Part of the Benincasa hispida cultivar B227 chromosome 11, ASM972705v1, whole genome shotgun sequence genome, TCAAATGTTCGATTTTCCACCCTACATATATATAACTTgatcatgatttaaattttacattattgtaaacattaaaATCACTCCTCACACACTCATAATTCTAAAAAACCCAACTTTAACTCCATTCacccattaaaaaataataataataataacatcattttagaatatctaaatatttaggaaacaatcattttaattttttacttaGAATTTACTTTTCCTGATGTTTGTCTCGAACTTATTTGATTTGGAATTGTGCTTATATTAATATGCTAATCTACATACTGAAGTTATGtcttaatttgttaaaattaaaataaaagtaagaaccattaaactttttttttttgaaagtttagtaCATAAATAGGCATTTTAAAagatcaaaaccaaaacaaattaaacttaaaagtttaggactaaaaaactaataattttaaaaataaaacataaaggaGTCGATTATCATTAAGCAAGTTCATAATTTTGTagtaaaacaaaaatagtaataaaatatattcttGTTTCAAGTCGTTAAAAAGCAAGATCACATATTTGGtcaattttttcttctaaaaaatcgaaaattgttgaagaaaatcctaattttgaattgaatgaGAACATGAAGggaaaagatgaaaataataataataagaagtaCCTCAAGAAACCCACAAGAGTGCGAAGGGCCATGTAGATGGCCAAAGCTGTCCAAATTCCAAGGAAGCCATAGCTTTTGGATAGAAGGAATAGAGAGATGATGGTAGCAATGGAGACCAAAGTCTACAAAAATTCacacaaaaattaattatttagtgaGAGAGAAATTAAGATTGTATGATTGTTGAAAACCGTACTTTTGAAAAAATCACCGATAATATGaagaatttaataaatttttttagtaaaaataattccAAATGAACGATTTAGAAGAAACCGTAAAAGAAGAGATGAGCTACCAAAGAATAGGCAGAATAAGCAAAATCAGAGGCTCCAAAGTTGACTCCATCAAAAACAAATGCTAAAGAGTTCATTGGTTGTGTGGCTGCCACAAACTAAAATattgaaaggaaaaaagggTTAGATATTTGAGAGACAAACTTGATAAAAGggataaaaaaattcaaataaatttaaaataaattatcttctatttatttataatgtACTTTTatctttataaatatatattttttaatataaacaaACCacatatcatttttaaaaagatattgACGTGACAAATAATAATGTGAAGAGGTATGTATTTGTCTTCTGTtttccttattattatttttattttgatacaTGTGATTCATCTTAATATTACATTGATAACTTATATCTAAAAAGTTTGTTCTAACTTAATAATACAAAATTGTTTGTGTATAAAccatatatatacttttttttttcttttgggaaaACGCATGTATGCATATTTTGCTCACTTAACAAAGAAACTTCTTCCTAGTTATAATTTGGTTAAATTTTTGGTTGGTAAGTTTTGAGTCTAGTTTTTCATTTTGGttcttagttttaaaaagttatacttttaaatcttaaattttgagtttgatttcaatttagtccatatgtttcaaaattttataattttaccatTGAAGTTTAAAtcttgtttcaatttaatcggtaatatttatattttatctttgattttcactaaatattcacGTTCAATCTTTAGTGTTCGTgtctattaaataatttaaaataaggattgttttcaaatataggaaaattagCCAActtgtttataaatatagcaaaatgtcgcTGTTTATCATCatctatcaccgatagacaatgatattttgctatatttgaaaatatttccatcagttttaccatttaaaacaattacccttGGGTTGTTTTCAGATATacgaaaatgaataaaaatatttataaatgtaGCAAATACCAATTTTCAGAATCTTTTGAACTTTCCACTGTTTATCTACGATAGACTGCAATAGATTACGATAGACTATTATCTGATAGAAGATGtggatagtagtctatcacagACTATTGCAGATAAATGGTGATGTTTTGctattattgtaaatattttcaatagttttattatttaaaataattttccttaaaataatcctaaagtgatttttttaaaaagttaattttaatagtgatgaaaaaaattagtgaacttaattaattaataaataaaattttttaaaactaatttcgTGACAATAACATCGAACACTgtaagtgagtatttaatgaaaaataaaagttaaaagtataagCTATAAAATctagaaactaaattgaaacaaaattgaaatggtataaaattgtaaaattttaaaatttgaagactaaattaaaatcaaacaacaaaaagtgtaatataaaaaaaattatatcaccACCAAACAATCGAAATTGGATCTAATTGATAATAAATCCAGTTTCAAAGCGTAGGTATAAATACCGGCACTCCGAGGTGGATGAGGGTCTGCACATTTAAATCTCCGGAGAAGATTCCAGCTCCGAAGAACATAATCGCTGCAACAATCACGGCAAGTCCAACGCCCAGAACGAAACTCATCTGCATTAGCAACGCCCAAGTAATGCCTTAACTCACAATTAATGTTTGatattcttcttttcttcccaTTTAGATTTTATCTTCTTTGGGGAATTTCGTCGAACATGTTATGTGCAACGCATAAGACACTAGGAATTCCATTACCTGTAGCACCCTTGTGGCTGTAGCCGTTGTCTTCTCGTAATCTTTCTCCGCAAATGCACAGGCTAGGATCGCCTGAAGGAAAAATTCGGCACCCATAAAGTAGAAGTTTTGAGGGCGAGTCATTAAAACTACCTTGGAATCCAAAAACTTAAGCGTTTACATAGAAGTAACCATTCTTAAATCACTGATTAACCGAAAGCTTAAGTCGATGCgaagacaaatttaatattatatcatctaataaCTATTAGTTTTTATTGGAAAGAAATGATGTTACAAGAGATTGATTATAGGAAGTTTCATCTCAGAATCAATTGACTAGAGAGGAGTTACTTATGTATCTTTTAAAGATTGTGAGGTCTACATGTCTTTCCAATGTGGAATCCTCAACATATTCTCTTAAGATGGTGTTTCTTTGAGTTCACCCTTCTTGGGTCATGTTGAGGAGCATGTTGTggatcccacattggaaaaacTTGATACATGACCTATTCCTTCAATTGCTTGTAACCCCACGTTTATCTAATAATACTATGCTAAAttattattgtactaaaaaaacttAAGTTGATAGGTTAGATGACTATAGGGTTTCATTTAACTACCTGTCCGGCAACAGCGAGGCCATCAGCGAGGAGGGATGATGTCATCCAGACTTGCAAGCAAGTTTGGAAGGCAGCCATTGGTGTCGGACCTAGACGAGCAGCCATGGATGCAGCAAGTGTCACACAAAAGGTCACAGCTATAACTCTTGCCAGCAGCAGACTACCTGCATTGGGAAAAGCTCTACCATGTTGAAACCAATTTGAATCTGAAAATTTCTGATGGAAATCATCAAGTAACTCTTGAATTTGTATGCTATTGTTTTCAGGTGCAAATCTCTGTAGTTGGAGAAGAGGAACATATAGAGAAATGAGTATTACCATTTTTTAGAAACCGACCAAACTGCAAATCTCTAAGGCTAGGGGGTAAGAGATTAACTTTTTGCATCAATCTCCAAGCAAGGACCAACACAATTAGGTACCTGAGGTAATAAAAATAGCAAGTTATGAATGAAAGTATTGGATTATACGGGATTATAATAGCTCAAATATGTGAGCAATGTTGTTACTTACTGAGAGAGAACATGTGCAATGGCTGCACCCTTCACTCCCAAATGGCATACAAATATCAATATTGGATCCAAGATGATATTTGTTGTGTACCCCAAAACTATTTAAAGACCAAAGAAGAAGAATTAGAGAAAGAGGCAAATTGCTAGCAGTTTTTCAGTAAGAAGTctgataaaaattaaaaaaattaaagctaCCAATGACATAGAGAGGAGTTCTTGTGTCCTTAAACCCTCTGAAGATTCCCTGCATGGCCAGAGAGAGGAGAACAGCAGGAGCACCAAGTGATCTTAACACCAAGTATTTCATTGCAGGAGCTAGCATTGGAGAGCCCTATTGATTCATTTGATCGACATCAGAAAAAATTTGCATAAGAAccataaactttttttttacagTGTTCTTAATAATTTTCTGATGCTGAAGCAGAAGGGATATTATATTTGCAGTTTTTGTTGATGATGAAACTTACTTGCTTCACTCCCATTACATTTAATAGGTATTTAGCTCCAAATGCAAGAAATACAGCTTGCAAGAGGCCCAAAACTGTCCCAAAAATCAGTGCTGTGGATGCTGAAGCAATGTGCTTCTTCTCATTCTTATTAGGCTTGACTGTAGGGGTGCAGGCAGCAGGAGGCTGACCCTTATTTGTGCTCAAATCTGCCATTGAAAATCCTCAGAGTTTAGTTTGAATATGGAAATTAGATTAATCACGTGGTTTATTTTTCATACAAGtagagagttttttttatttttatttttttatttttactgcCAACTTGAGCGTTTAGATATTAGCAATCTCTTTTGGAAGGTCAAAGGTTCAAGTCTCTACGCTTAGCCTGGTTTGAACTACAACAAGAAAATTCGCTATACCTTTTTCAACATTTCAAGTGTTGCATTTTCTGGTATAGaccatctctacccttaccctGGTTTGAACTACAGCAAGAAAATTTTTTATACCTTTTTCAACATTCTCAAGTGTTGCATTTTCTGGTATTGATTCTTTCATTCCATCTTGTTTTGGGGATTTCTTTTCTAGCTCCTCACACTTTGCTTCCGATGCATTATTTTCCAAGTCTTGAATGGTGCCATTTTGGGGTGCCGAGTTTCTTGGTTCGTTACTTGTTAGTGAAGCAGAACTACTATTTTCCAACATGTTTTCCTTCTTGATTGATGTAAGCTCTCTCTTTTGGCCATTCTCTGTCAAATGCTTCTCTATATCACATTTGACTGGTTTTATGGCTGTTTTTCCAATAGCGTCTTCCTCAGCAACAAATGATGTTGTTATGCTCACCAGTGGGAATATCGTAATCCTTGAAGCTTGATTGAATATTGCAACAGACACTCCAACAGCCGCCAGTTCAACCGCTCCTGCAGAAACCAATTTTAAAGTGATCTTTGTCCATGATATTACAAACGACTAAATTGGTTTGACATTGCAATGAAAAGATAGCAGTAAATGCAGAGTATGTACCAATATGGCCGACGAA contains:
- the LOC120091890 gene encoding protein DETOXIFICATION 43-like isoform X1; the protein is MLIWRVCTFAMIFRFLDILCSLLFVINPKKCSSRLVFKWDELGKEILGIAFPAALAVAADPIASLIDTIFVGHIGAVELAAVGVSVAIFNQASRITIFPLVSITTSFVAEEDAIGKTAIKPVKCDIEKHLTENGQKRELTSIKKENMLENSSSASLTSNEPRNSAPQNGTIQDLENNASEAKCEELEKKSPKQDGMKESIPENATLENVEKDLSTNKGQPPAACTPTVKPNKNEKKHIASASTALIFGTVLGLLQAVFLAFGAKYLLNVMGVKQGSPMLAPAMKYLVLRSLGAPAVLLSLAMQGIFRGFKDTRTPLYVIVLGYTTNIILDPILIFVCHLGVKGAAIAHVLSQYLIVLVLAWRLMQKVNLLPPSLRDLQFGRFLKNGSLLLARVIAVTFCVTLAASMAARLGPTPMAAFQTCLQVWMTSSLLADGLAVAGQAILACAFAEKDYEKTTATATRVLQMSFVLGVGLAVIVAAIMFFGAGIFSGDLNVQTLIHLGVPFVAATQPMNSLAFVFDGVNFGASDFAYSAYSLTLVSIATIISLFLLSKSYGFLGIWTALAIYMALRTLVGFLRMGSGTGPWRYLREPLLP
- the LOC120091890 gene encoding protein DETOXIFICATION 43-like isoform X2: MANEVGLVTKKNKWKMPMNVFFKDSRLVFKWDELGKEILGIAFPAALAVAADPIASLIDTIFVGHIGAVELAAVGVSVAIFNQASRITIFPLVSITTSFVAEEDAIGKTAIKPVKCDIEKHLTENGQKRELTSIKKENMLENSSSASLTSNEPRNSAPQNGTIQDLENNASEAKCEELEKKSPKQDGMKESIPENATLENVEKDLSTNKGQPPAACTPTVKPNKNEKKHIASASTALIFGTVLGLLQAVFLAFGAKYLLNVMGVKQGSPMLAPAMKYLVLRSLGAPAVLLSLAMQGIFRGFKDTRTPLYVIVLGYTTNIILDPILIFVCHLGVKGAAIAHVLSQYLIVLVLAWRLMQKVNLLPPSLRDLQFGRFLKNGSLLLARVIAVTFCVTLAASMAARLGPTPMAAFQTCLQVWMTSSLLADGLAVAGQAILACAFAEKDYEKTTATATRVLQMSFVLGVGLAVIVAAIMFFGAGIFSGDLNVQTLIHLGVPFVAATQPMNSLAFVFDGVNFGASDFAYSAYSLTLVSIATIISLFLLSKSYGFLGIWTALAIYMALRTLVGFLRMGSGTGPWRYLREPLLP